The nucleotide sequence CGAGCGGGGTGCCGAGGTGGCCGGCGAGCAGCTGGCCGCGGCGGTCCGCGACCTGCTCGAGCCGCTCGGGCTGACGGCCGAAGCGCCGGCCGGCACGCGGGCGCGGGAACGGTGGGATGCGCTGGCGGCGCTGGCCGACCTCGTCGACGAGGACGTCGCGCAGCGTCCGTCGCTGACGCTGCCGACCCTGGTCACCGAGCTGCGGCAGCGGGCCGACTCACGGCACCCACCGGTGGTGCAGGGCGTCACGCTGGCGTCGCTGCACGCCGCGAAGGGCCTGGAGTGGGACGCGGTGTTCCTCGTCGGCCTCGCCGATGGCACGCTGCCCATCTCGCACGCCCTGTCGCACGGCGCCGACAGCGAGGCCGTCGAGGAGGAGCGCCGGCTGTTCTACGTCGGGATCACCCGTGCGCGCGTGCATCTGGCGCTGAGCTGGGCGCTGGCCCGCACACCCGGTGGGCGGCAGGGTCGCAAGCCGTCGCGCTTCCTGCAGGGCGTCGCGCCGCAGTCGGTCACCGACACCGGCCCGAGCCGGCCGCGCCGCCAGCGGGGCCCGGCGCCGAAGTGCCGGGTGTGCAACGGAGCGCTGGCCACGCCGGCGGCGATCATGCTGCGCCGCTGCGAGACGTGCCCGTCGGACATCGACGAGGCGCTGCTGGCGGAGCTGAAGGAGTGGCGCTCGCGCACCGCCAAGGAGATGAGCGTGCCGGCGTACGTGGTGTTCACCGACAACACGCTGATCGCCATCGCGGAGACACTGCCGGGCGACGACGCCGCCCTGGTGGCGATCCCGGGCATCGGGGCGCGCAAGCTCGAGCAGTTCGGTGCCGACGTGCTGCAGCTCGTCCGCAGCCGTGGCTGAGAAACTGCCACCCGCCGTCAAGATCGAGCCATTCTCGCAGGTAGAAAATCATTTGTGGCCGATCCGTGTTAGCGTTTAGCCTCGTAGTCGCATAAGAGAATCGCATCGAGCAACGATGTTCTCGAGTCGTCGAGGGGAGGTCCCGGAATCATGATCAGCACTGCACTGCACGGCGTAGCCGCAACGGGTGTCGTCGCCTCCGGCGACCGCCCCGGCATGACGTGGATCCCGGCCTCCCCGACCACCCTCGCGGTGGTCGGCGCTGCCGTTCCCGCCGCTGCCGTTCCCGCCGTTGCGATTCCGGCCGTTGCCATTCCGGCCAACGCGGCCCACGCCGCCGGCGCGCACGACATGCGCAAGCGCCGCGCCGCCGCCGCGACCGTCGCGTCCGTGACGAGGGGCCCCATCTAGGAGCACCCACGAACAGCCTCTAGGCCACGGACCCGAAGTCACCGGATCCGTGGCCATTGTTTTGGGAAGACCCGAAACACCTGGTCGAAGGATCCATCGAGACAGATGACCGAGTAACACGACCAGGAAGCAGGAGAGACATGTCGGACCTGACATGCCGCGAGAGGCTGTCGGTGCCCTGTCACGACGGAGAACCGGACCTGTGGTTCGCCGAGAGCCCGACCGACCTGGAGCGGGCCAAGGCGCTGTGCGCGGACTGCCCGATCCGGCGCGAGTGCCTCTCGATGGCGCTGGAACGTCAAGAGCCGTGGGGGGTCTGGGGTGGAGAGATCCTCGACCGTGGAACCATCGTGGCGCGCAAGAGGCCACGGGGTCGCCCCCGCAAGAACCCGCAGCAGGCTCCTGCCGCGGCGTGCGTCGGGGCCGCCTAGCGCGATCCGCTAGGCGGCTCCGCCGTCAGGCGGCCTCGACGAAGCCCGGAATCAGTTCCTCGGCAAGCCTTCTCGCGGGGATGCGAGCGTCGAGTTGGCAGGAGATGGCGACGTTCGAGGCGATGACGCGCATCGGGATCGCCAGCTTGGCCGGGATGTCCATCTGCCGGGCCGCCTTGATCTGATCGACCGAGAGGTCCATGTTGCGGGCGGCCATCTTCTGCAGCCACTTGCGGGAGTAGTGGAACTCCTCGGACTCCAGCGGCTCGACGTACTGGCGCAGCATGTCGTCGATCTCGGTGTGCGACACGCGTTCTCCGCGCTGGATGAATCCGGCGCGCTCCATCGTCGGCAGCAGGTGGTCGTAGTCGCGCTGCAGCGCGTAGCGCACCATCTGGCCGATCTCGACCGGCAGGCCGCCCGGCATCGGTGCCACCGCACCGAAGTCGATGACGCCCATCTTGTCGCCGGGGAGCAGCATGAAGTTCCCGGGATGCGCGTCGCCGTGCATCATCTCGAGCCGCTGCGGTGCGTCGTAGGTCAGCTCGAAGAGCCGCGTCCCCATGACGTCGCGCTGCTCGGGCGTGCCGTCGCGGATGATCGCCGACATGGGGGTGCCCTCGATCCACTCCGCGATCACCACCTTGGGCGCGCTGGCGACCACCGCGGGCACCACGAAGCGCGGATGGTCGCGGTAGGCCTTGGCGAAGGCGCGCTGGTTGTCGGCCTCGAGCCGGTAGTCGAGTTCCATCTCGGTGCGCTCGATCAGTTCGTCGACGACACCCTGGACGTCGGCGCCGGGGGAGAGCTGCTTGAAGACGCTGACCATGCGCCGCATGGTCTTCAAGTCGGCGCGCAGCGCCTCGTCGGCGCCGGGGTACTGGATCTTGACGGCGACCTCGCGGCCGTCGGCCCACACCGCCTTGTGCACCTGTCCGATGCTGGCCGACGCGACCGGCTCGTCGCCGAACGACGTGAAGCGCTCCCGCCACTTCGTGCCCAGCTGCGCGTCGAGCACGCGGTGCACCTTGGCCGCGGGCAGCGGGGGAGCGTCCTTCTGCAGTTTGGTCAGCGCCTCGCGGTACGGCTCGCCGAACTGCTCGGGGACGGCGGCCTCCATCACCGACAGCGCCTGGCCGACCTTCATGGCGCCGCCCTTGAGTTCGCCGAGGACGGTGAACAGCTGGTTGGCGGCCTTCTCCATCAGTTCGGCGTTGACCTCGTCCCTGGACTGACCCGTGAGCCGCTTGCCCAGACCCAGCGCGGCCCGGCCCGCGAACCCGACGGGAAGCGTCGCCAGCTTGGCGTTGCGCGCTGCCCGACCACGTTTGATGTCTGCCACCACACCATCATCCACGACCAAGCTGAACAGTCACCTGTGACGTCGGGAACCGGGTCGCGGCCCCCGGAGCGAACGTCGCGGCTCAACAGCCGCAGCGCGGGTGGCGGGTCCAGTGGCGACGGACCGTCGACCCGGTGCGGACGTCGAACTCGAGCGTGGTGTCGACCGTCGGAGGCGGGTCGGCGACGAGGTCGCCGGCGAGGTCGGCGGGGCCGGCGTGGATCGCCGCGACGACGCGGTCCACCTGATCCAGGGCGAGCGCCGCCGTGCCGAGGACGGCGGCCCGCCCGGACGTACCGACGGTGCGCCGCAGTTGCGCGGCGACCGCGGGCCAGGCCGCGTCGCGGTCGCTGCGGTGCAGGTCCGCGCAGCGCACGCAGCTCGAGCGGCCCGGCAGGACCAGCGGGCCGACCAGACCCGTGCCGTCGCGTACCCGTACCGGCAGGTATGCCACCGCGGCGGTGTGCAGGGCGCGCACGACGTGCGGGTCGGCCACCAGGTCGTCGGCGAGCACCACCAGGTCTGCGGTGCGGGTGGTGACCGCGGCGTGGCTGAGCCGGCTGTGCTGTACCCGCGTGCCCGAGCAGCGCAGCGCGCCCAGCAGCAGGTCCGACAGCGGGCCGCGGCCGTGCACGCGCACCCGGGCGGTCCGCACCCGCACGGGGGTGGCGCGCAGCAGTCCGGTGTCGGTCAGGGCGGCCAGCAGCGCGGTGACGGCGCCGTCGTCGACCGCGCCGCGATTGCGGGCGACGGCGACGAGGTCGGCGGGCGTGACACCGCCCTGCAGCAGGCGCAGCAGGTCGGCGAGCGCGGCGGCCGACAGCCCGGCGGGTGGCCGGACCACGATGGCGCGGCGCGGATCCCAGCCGACCTGCACGGTGTCGTCGGGGCGCAGCAGCACCGGCATGGCCGGGTCGAGCGTGAATCGCTGCACCCGTCGATTCGATCACGCCCGCGAGGGGGCGGACGTCACTCGTTGGTGGGCGGGGTTCCGGGGCCGGAGTCGGGGTTGGTGCCGGAGTCGGGGTCGGTGCCGGCGTCCTTCTCGAGTTCGGCGATGGCCTGGTCGATCTCGCTGGTGCCGCCGCCGATGACGCGGTCGATGAAGCCGGCGGGCTCGTCGAGGTCGTCGCCGTCGGGCAGCAGGTCGGGGTGCTGCCACACGGCGTCGCGGCCGTCCTGGCCGACGGCGTCGGTGAGGCGCTCCCACAGCACGGCGGCCTCGCGCAGCTTGCGCGGCCGCAGTTCCAGGCCGACGAGGGTGGCGAAGGTCTGCTCGGCCGGGCCGCCGGTGGCGCGGCGGCGACGCAGGGTCTCGCTGAGCGCGGCGGTGCCGGGGATGCGGTCGCCGAGCGCGGCGGTCACCACGGTCTGCACCCAGCCCTCGATGAGCGCGAGCAGCGTCTCGAGCCGTTCCAGCGCGGCGACCTGCTCGGGGGTGGCCTTGGGCTCGAACATGCCCTGGCTGAGCAGCTGCTCCATCTTGGACGGGTCGGTGAGCGCGGAGGGGTCGATGCCGCGGGCGAGGTCCTCGATGCCGCTGGTGTCGACCTTCATGCCCTTCGCGAACGCCTCGACGGCGCTGAGCAACTGGCTCGACAGCCACGGCACGTGGCTGAACAGCCGGTGGTGGGCGGCCTCGCGGGCGGCCAGGAAGGTGATGATCTCGCTGCGGGGCTGCTCGAGCCCGTCGGCGAAGGTCTCGATGGACTCCGGCAGCAGGGCGGCGACGCCCTTGGGGCCGAGCGGCAGGCCGATGTCGGTGGAGGTCAGCACCTCCTTGGACAGCGTCCCGAGGGCCTGGCCGAGCTGGCTGCCGAAGGCCATGCCGCCCATCTGCGACATCA is from Mycolicibacterium grossiae and encodes:
- a CDS encoding WhiB family transcriptional regulator: MSDLTCRERLSVPCHDGEPDLWFAESPTDLERAKALCADCPIRRECLSMALERQEPWGVWGGEILDRGTIVARKRPRGRPRKNPQQAPAAACVGAA
- a CDS encoding macrolide-binding ATPase MABP-1, which encodes MDDGVVADIKRGRAARNAKLATLPVGFAGRAALGLGKRLTGQSRDEVNAELMEKAANQLFTVLGELKGGAMKVGQALSVMEAAVPEQFGEPYREALTKLQKDAPPLPAAKVHRVLDAQLGTKWRERFTSFGDEPVASASIGQVHKAVWADGREVAVKIQYPGADEALRADLKTMRRMVSVFKQLSPGADVQGVVDELIERTEMELDYRLEADNQRAFAKAYRDHPRFVVPAVVASAPKVVIAEWIEGTPMSAIIRDGTPEQRDVMGTRLFELTYDAPQRLEMMHGDAHPGNFMLLPGDKMGVIDFGAVAPMPGGLPVEIGQMVRYALQRDYDHLLPTMERAGFIQRGERVSHTEIDDMLRQYVEPLESEEFHYSRKWLQKMAARNMDLSVDQIKAARQMDIPAKLAIPMRVIASNVAISCQLDARIPARRLAEELIPGFVEAA
- a CDS encoding cyclodehydratase, producing the protein MQRFTLDPAMPVLLRPDDTVQVGWDPRRAIVVRPPAGLSAAALADLLRLLQGGVTPADLVAVARNRGAVDDGAVTALLAALTDTGLLRATPVRVRTARVRVHGRGPLSDLLLGALRCSGTRVQHSRLSHAAVTTRTADLVVLADDLVADPHVVRALHTAAVAYLPVRVRDGTGLVGPLVLPGRSSCVRCADLHRSDRDAAWPAVAAQLRRTVGTSGRAAVLGTAALALDQVDRVVAAIHAGPADLAGDLVADPPPTVDTTLEFDVRTGSTVRRHWTRHPRCGC
- a CDS encoding zinc-dependent metalloprotease, translated to MPDLPFGFSAGDPGDDPDKSKKDRDPNTPQDPFGFGGGQGGEFNMADLGQIFSKLGEMFSGAGTAMAGGGQGGPVNYDLARQLASSSIGFVKPIPAATTSAIADAVRLAETWLDGVTPLPEGTSRSVAWTPSDWVDNTLETWKRLCDPVAQQMSEVWTSTLPEEARAMAGPLMAMMSQMGGMAFGSQLGQALGTLSKEVLTSTDIGLPLGPKGVAALLPESIETFADGLEQPRSEIITFLAAREAAHHRLFSHVPWLSSQLLSAVEAFAKGMKVDTSGIEDLARGIDPSALTDPSKMEQLLSQGMFEPKATPEQVAALERLETLLALIEGWVQTVVTAALGDRIPGTAALSETLRRRRATGGPAEQTFATLVGLELRPRKLREAAVLWERLTDAVGQDGRDAVWQHPDLLPDGDDLDEPAGFIDRVIGGGTSEIDQAIAELEKDAGTDPDSGTNPDSGPGTPPTNE